TTGACCTGCAAGTGCTCAGGGTTGTTCAGGACCTTGGCAACCATGTCGCGCAACGTCGACCCACCGGTGGTGGCGGAGAACAGCATGGTTTGCTGGCGATTTACGCATTCAGCCACCAGGCGCTGCACGTCATCGGCAAAGCCCATGTCGAGCATGCGGTCGGCTTCGTCGAGCACCAGCACTTCGACTTCCTTGAGGTCGAGGTTGCCGGCGTTGAGTTGTTCGATCATGCGCCCTGGCGTGCCGATCAGAATATCCGGCACCTTGCGCAGCATGGCGGCCTGGACTTTGAAGTCTTCACCGCCGGTGATCAGGCCGGACTTGATGAAGGTGAACTGCGAAAAGCGCTCCACTTCTTTCAAAGTCTGCTGGGCCAGCTCGCGAGTCGGCAGCAGGATCAGGGTTTTGATGCTGACGCGGACTTTGGCCGGGCCGATCAGGCGGTGCAAAATCGGCAGGACGAAAGCGGCGGTCTTGCCACTCCCGGTTTGAGCCGTCACCCGCAGGTCACGCCCTTCGAGCGCGAGCGGGATGGCCGCTGCTTGCACAGGCGTAGGCTCGACAAATTTTAGCTCGGCCACGGCTTTGAGCAGGCGTTCGTGCAGGGCGAATTGGGAAAACACGGGTGCTACCTCGAAGAAATACAAAATATCAGCTGCATAGGGTAACGGTTTCGGGCGTCCAAACCGAGTTTCTTTACGCGAACAGGGCGAATCAGCTGCTTTTTTGTCAGGATATTTGTCTACAACGTCAACTTTGACGCACTTAAATGCTCTAATCGCCCCGTGTTGTCTTACAGAAGAATCGGTTTCACCCATGGATATCAAACAGTTCTGGCTCAACGTCCAAGACCTTTGGGGCGCCCTCGATCAACACCCGATGCTGCATGCGAGCTTGGGTTTGCTGGTGTTGCTGGTGGTGGCCCTGCTCGTTGGGCGGGTGGCGCGCTACCTCATCCTTCACGCCGTCAAATTGCTCGGCCGGCAACCGGCGCTGCACTGGCTCAATGACCTGCGGCACAACAAAGTCTTCCACCGCCTGGCGCAGATGACGCCGTCACTGGTAATCCAGTTTGGCCTGTACCTGGTGCCGGACCTGAGCAAGACCGCCACCTTGTTTATCGGCAATGTGGCCCTGGCGTTCACCATCCTGTTCATGACACTGGCTGTGAGCGCCCTGCTCAACGCCCTGCTGGATATCTACGCGCGTACCGAACATGCGCGCACCCGCTCGATCAAGGGCTACGTGCAACTGGCCAAGATGGTGCTGTTCGTGTTTGCCGCGATCATTATCGTCGCCACCCTGATCGACCGTTCGCCACTGTTGCTGCTCTCCGGCTTGGGTGCAATGTCGGCCGTGATCCTGTTGGTCTACAAGGACACGCTGCTGTCGTTCGTCGCCAGCGTGCAGCTGACCAGCAACGACATGCTGCGGGTCGGTGACTGGATCGAAATGCCCCAGGTCGGCGCCGACGGCGATGTGGTCGACATCACCTTGCACACGGTCAAGGTGCAGAACTTCGACAAGACCATCGTCTCCATTCCGACCTGGCGCCTGATGTCCGAGTCGTTCAAGAACTGGCGCGGCATGCAGGCCTCCGGTGGGCGTCGCATAAAGCGCAGCCTGTATATCGACGCCAGCGGCGTGCGCTTCCTGCGCGACGATGAAGAGGTGCGCATGACCCAGGTGCACCTGCTCACCGACTACATCAGCCGCAAGCAAGCCGAACTCAAGGCCTGGAACGAAGCCCAGGGTAACAGTGCGCAGCTGTCGGCCAACCGCCGCCGCATGACCAACCTCGGCACGTTCCGCGCCTACGCCCTGGCCTACCTGAAAAGCCACCCGGACATCCAGCCGAACATGACCTGCATGGTGCGCCAGATGCAAACCACCGCCCAAGGCGTGCCGCTGGAAATCTACTGCTTCACCCGCACCACGGCGTGGGCGGATTACGAGCGCATTCAGGGCGATATCTTTGATTATTTGCTGGCGGTGTTGCCGGAGTTCGGCTTGAGCCTGTATCAGCAGCCGAGTGGCAATGACTTGCGCGCGGGGATGGTGCCGGCGGTGTTGGGTGCCAGTCACCTGCCGACGTTGGAACACACCTCTGCATAACACCGCCATTCCCCTTGTGGGAGCGGGCTTGCCCGCGAAAGCGGAGTATCAGTCAACCCATCAATGACTGACCCACCGCTTTCGCGAGCAAGCCCGCTCCCACATAGGTTCAGCGGTGGATCGCCTCCTTGCGCACACCCAACCGGCTGATCCACACCGCCCCCAGAATCACCAACCCACCCCACGCCAGCCTCCCCAGCGGCTCATGCTGATTCCAGATCAGCAAGTTCAGCAACAGCCCCACCGGCACATGCAGGTTGTTCATCACCGCAAGGGTGCCGCCGTTCACCAGGCACGCACCCTTGTTCCACCAATACATGCCGAGCGCGGTGCTGACCAACCCGAGGAACACCAGCACGCCCCATTGCAACGGTGCGTCGGGCAGGTAATTGGCCTTGCCGAACAGCAGGAATGCCGGCAGCACCACGATCAAGGCGCCCAGGTAGAAGTAGCCGAAGCGCCGGTAGTGCGGCAAATCACTCGGATAACGCGCCACCAGATGCTTGTACATCACCTGCCCGGCGGCGTAGGTGAAGTTGGCCAGTTGCAGCAGCAAAAAGCCGCCGAGGAAGTGCGGGGTGATCTGGTCGAAGCGGATCACTGCCGCGCCGCCCACCGCCACCAGCGCAGCAATCAGCGCCCAAGGGTTGAAGCGCCGGTTGAGGGCGTCTTCGATCAGGGTCACATGTAGCGGTGTAAGGATGGTGAATAGCAGCACTTCCGGCACGGTGAGTACACGAAAGCTCAGGTACAGGCATACGTAGGTCACACCAAACTGCAGCGCGCCGATCGCCAGCATGCCGCGCATAAACCTTGGTTCTACCGAACGCCAGCGGGTCAGCGGGATAAATACCAGGCCAGCCAACACGACGCGCACCAGCACGGCGAAGTAGCTGTCGACGTGGCCGGCGAGGTATTCGCCGATCAAGCTGAAGGAAAATGCCTGAATCAGGGTGACAACCAGTAAATAGCCCATGCGCGCCTCGTTTCGAATGGGCGCGACTTTAAGGGTTTTCGGCGTTTACTGAAACTCGGGGCAAAAAAAACCCGACCTCGCTATAGCGGCAGTCGGGCAGGAGCACTCAGGAGCAACAAGTGCAAAGGGAGGTTCGATACGCGTACTTGAAGGGTTTGCGTGGGGCGATATAAACACCACGCGATTATGTGACGATTAAACGATCACGCGACCTGTGCCAGCAGTGCTTTGGCGTGGTTGATGCCCTTCTCCTGGAAGTCGCCGCTCAGGTTCACGCCTTCGGCGTGAATGAAGGTGACATCGTGAATGCCGATAAAGGCCATGACCTGACGCAGGTACGGTTCCTGGTGATCGGAGCTGGCGCCTGTGTGAATACCGCCGCGAGCGGTCAGCACAATGGCGCGCTTGCCGGTCAACAACCCCTGAGGGCCGGTGGCGGTGTACTTGAAGGTCACACCAGCACGCAACACGTGATCCAGCCAGGCTTTGAGGGTGCTGGGGATGGCGAAGTTGTACATCGGTGCGGCCATCACCAGCACGTCGGCAGCGAGTAACTCTTCGGTCAATTCGTTGGAGCGGTCCAGGGACGCCTGTTCGATGTCGCTGCGCTGGTCGGCGGGCTTCATCCAGCCGCCGAGCAGGTTGGCGTCCAAGTGCGGGACCGGGTTAAGGGCCACGTCGCGCACGGTGATCTGATCCGCCGGATGAGCGACCTGCCATTGGCCGATGAACTGTTGGGTCAGCTGGCGGGAGATTGAATCCTGCTGGCGGGCGCTGCTTTCGATGATCAGAACATTGGACATGGCTAGGTAGGCTCCATCTGTAAATGCTGTAAGGCGATGGAGTGAAGATTAAACAGAGCCAATTCGATAAAAAAGCGCAAAAAACTGCTACAACCCATCTAGAAATTTGTTTATAAGCGGAGTATTGCTGTGGGCATGCTCCGCTGTCGGCTTATTTTGGGGTGCAGGTCAGTGCGATACGCATTTTGATAATGGCGCGGCTGAAATTGACCGTGGTGTTGGTGGTTTTCCCCGCCGCAACCGTGACTTTGCGAGTGCGCGGGGCTTCCGGGCCGTTGGTAAAGCGCACCTTGCACTCCGCATCATTGGAGCCGTAGTTGGTCAGTTGGATCGAACTGATATTGCTGTCGACGTCCGACGCGCTGTAATCGATCTTCACGCCCTGAATGTCTTTCGTCACATCGGTGCTGAATGCAAACGCGCTCATCGGCAGCAGCGCCAGCAATACACAACAGAATTTTCTCATTCGGCAGTCTCCAATAAGGACCGCCAGCTTAGGACAAGAGGAGCTCATCTTGAAAGCGCCCCGCGTTACCCTCGATCAATGGCGCACTCTGCAAGCCGTGGTCGACCATGGCGGCTTCGCCCAGGCGGCTGAAGCGCTGCACCGCTCGCAATCCTCGGTGAGTTACACCGTGGCGCGCATGCAAGACCAGCTCGGCGTGCCGCTGCTGCGCATCGACGGGCGCAAAGCGGTACTCACCGAAGCCGGTGAAGTGCTGCTGCGCCGCTCGCGCCAACTGGTGAAAAACGCCAGCCAACTGGAAGACCTTGCCCACCACATGGAACAGGGCTGGGAGGCCGAAGTACGCCTGGTGGTGGATGCCGCTTACCCGAATGCACGCCTGGTGCGTGCCCTCACCGCCTTTATGCCGCAAAGCCGAGGCTGCCGCGTGCGCCTGCGCGAAGAAGTATTGTCGGGCGTGGAAGAGTTGTTGATGGACGGCATGGCTGACCTCGCGATCAGCGGGTTCATCATCCCTGGCTACCTGGGGACGGAAATGAGCGATGTGGAATTTATCGCCGTGGCCCACCCCGATCACTCGTTGCATCGCCTGAACCGCGAGTTGAGTTTCCAGGACCTGGAGAGTCAGATGCAGGTGGTGATTCGCGACTCCGGCCGCCAGCAGCCACGGGACGTGGGCTGGCTCGGGGCCGAACAGCGCTGGACCGTCGGCAGCCTGGCCACCGCCGCCACCTTCGTCAGCAGCGGCCTGGGCTTTGCCTGGTTGCCCCGGCACATGATCGAGCGTGAGCTCAACGAAGGCCTGCTCAAGCAGCTACCCTTGGAAAAGGGCGGCAGCCGCAACCCGACGTTTTACCTGTACGCGAACAAGGACAAACCCCTGGGCCCAGCCACGCAGATTCTCGTGGAATTGCTGCGCACCTTCGACACCGCTCCCCTGGACGCGCCTTTTGCCGCGCCTGAGCAAGCCTGAAACGGAGTTCACCCATGGCCTGGTTCGACCATGAAGGCTGCAATCTGCATTACGAGGAATACGGCCACGGCAGCCCACTGATCCTGATCCACGGCCTGGGCTCCAGCTGCCAGGATTGGGAGTTGCAGATTCCCGTGCTGGCACGCCACTACCGCCTGATTGTGGTGGATGTGCGCGGTCATGGTCGCTCCGACAAACCGCGAGAACGCTACAGCATCAAGGGTTTCACCTTTGACCTGCTCGCTTTGATCGAACACCTGAACCTGCCGCCCGCCCATGTGGTGGGCTTGTCCATGGGCGGCATGATCGCCTTCCAATTGGCGGTGGACGAACCTCAACTGCTCAAGAGCCTGTGCATCGTCAACAGCGCGCCCGAGGTCAAGGTGCGCAGCGCCGATGACTATTGGCAGTGGGCCAAGCGCTGGAGCCTGGCGCGCGTACTCAGCATGGCCACCATCGGCAAGGCGCTCGGCGACCGACTGTTCCCCAAACCGCACCAGGCCGCCCTGCGCCGCAAAATGGCCGAACGCTGGGCAAAAAACGACAAACGTGCTTATCTCGCCAGCTTCGACGCGATTGTGGGCTGGGGCGTACAGGAACAACTTTCGAAGATTTCCTGTCCAACCCTGGTCATTAGCGCCGACCATGACTACACGCCCGTGGCGCAGAAAGAAATCTATGTAAAACTGCTGCCCGATGCGCGGCTGGTGGTGATCGAAGATTCCCGCCACGCCACACCCTTGGATCAACCCGAAGTCTTTAACGCTACCTTGCTCGATTTTCTAAAGACAGTCGAAACCACTACCCAGGATCACTGACCCATGCTGAAAAAAATCGCCTTCTTTGCCGGTTCCGTACTGTTCGCCGCCAACCTGATGGCTGCCGAGCCCGCCAAGGCACCCCACGTTCTGATCACCACCACCAACGGCGACATTGAAATCGAACTGGACCCGGTCAAGGCACCGATCAGCACCAAGAACTTTCTGGCCTACGTCGACAAGGGCTTCTACACCAACACCATTTTTCACCGCGTGATCCCGGGCTTCATGGTCCAGGGCGGCGGGTTCACCGCGCAAATGTCGCAAAAGCCAACCGAAGCGCCGATCAAGAACGAAGCCAGCAACGGCCTGCATAACGTGCGCGGCACCCTGTCGATGGCACGCACCAATGACCCGAACTCGGCGACCAGCCAATTCTTCATCAACGTGGCCGACAATGCGTTCCTCGACC
The sequence above is a segment of the Pseudomonas sp. R76 genome. Coding sequences within it:
- a CDS encoding mechanosensitive ion channel family protein, which encodes MDIKQFWLNVQDLWGALDQHPMLHASLGLLVLLVVALLVGRVARYLILHAVKLLGRQPALHWLNDLRHNKVFHRLAQMTPSLVIQFGLYLVPDLSKTATLFIGNVALAFTILFMTLAVSALLNALLDIYARTEHARTRSIKGYVQLAKMVLFVFAAIIIVATLIDRSPLLLLSGLGAMSAVILLVYKDTLLSFVASVQLTSNDMLRVGDWIEMPQVGADGDVVDITLHTVKVQNFDKTIVSIPTWRLMSESFKNWRGMQASGGRRIKRSLYIDASGVRFLRDDEEVRMTQVHLLTDYISRKQAELKAWNEAQGNSAQLSANRRRMTNLGTFRAYALAYLKSHPDIQPNMTCMVRQMQTTAQGVPLEIYCFTRTTAWADYERIQGDIFDYLLAVLPEFGLSLYQQPSGNDLRAGMVPAVLGASHLPTLEHTSA
- a CDS encoding carboxylate/amino acid/amine transporter, yielding MGYLLVVTLIQAFSFSLIGEYLAGHVDSYFAVLVRVVLAGLVFIPLTRWRSVEPRFMRGMLAIGALQFGVTYVCLYLSFRVLTVPEVLLFTILTPLHVTLIEDALNRRFNPWALIAALVAVGGAAVIRFDQITPHFLGGFLLLQLANFTYAAGQVMYKHLVARYPSDLPHYRRFGYFYLGALIVVLPAFLLFGKANYLPDAPLQWGVLVFLGLVSTALGMYWWNKGACLVNGGTLAVMNNLHVPVGLLLNLLIWNQHEPLGRLAWGGLVILGAVWISRLGVRKEAIHR
- a CDS encoding FMN-dependent NADH-azoreductase — translated: MSNVLIIESSARQQDSISRQLTQQFIGQWQVAHPADQITVRDVALNPVPHLDANLLGGWMKPADQRSDIEQASLDRSNELTEELLAADVLVMAAPMYNFAIPSTLKAWLDHVLRAGVTFKYTATGPQGLLTGKRAIVLTARGGIHTGASSDHQEPYLRQVMAFIGIHDVTFIHAEGVNLSGDFQEKGINHAKALLAQVA
- a CDS encoding 3-phosphoglycerate kinase, whose protein sequence is MRKFCCVLLALLPMSAFAFSTDVTKDIQGVKIDYSASDVDSNISSIQLTNYGSNDAECKVRFTNGPEAPRTRKVTVAAGKTTNTTVNFSRAIIKMRIALTCTPK
- a CDS encoding LysR family transcriptional regulator, whose translation is MKAPRVTLDQWRTLQAVVDHGGFAQAAEALHRSQSSVSYTVARMQDQLGVPLLRIDGRKAVLTEAGEVLLRRSRQLVKNASQLEDLAHHMEQGWEAEVRLVVDAAYPNARLVRALTAFMPQSRGCRVRLREEVLSGVEELLMDGMADLAISGFIIPGYLGTEMSDVEFIAVAHPDHSLHRLNRELSFQDLESQMQVVIRDSGRQQPRDVGWLGAEQRWTVGSLATAATFVSSGLGFAWLPRHMIERELNEGLLKQLPLEKGGSRNPTFYLYANKDKPLGPATQILVELLRTFDTAPLDAPFAAPEQA
- a CDS encoding alpha/beta fold hydrolase gives rise to the protein MAWFDHEGCNLHYEEYGHGSPLILIHGLGSSCQDWELQIPVLARHYRLIVVDVRGHGRSDKPRERYSIKGFTFDLLALIEHLNLPPAHVVGLSMGGMIAFQLAVDEPQLLKSLCIVNSAPEVKVRSADDYWQWAKRWSLARVLSMATIGKALGDRLFPKPHQAALRRKMAERWAKNDKRAYLASFDAIVGWGVQEQLSKISCPTLVISADHDYTPVAQKEIYVKLLPDARLVVIEDSRHATPLDQPEVFNATLLDFLKTVETTTQDH
- a CDS encoding peptidylprolyl isomerase A, translated to MLKKIAFFAGSVLFAANLMAAEPAKAPHVLITTTNGDIEIELDPVKAPISTKNFLAYVDKGFYTNTIFHRVIPGFMVQGGGFTAQMSQKPTEAPIKNEASNGLHNVRGTLSMARTNDPNSATSQFFINVADNAFLDPGRDAGYAVFAKVVKGMDVVDVIVNSQTTTKQGMQNVPIDPVVIKSAKRID